In the genome of Palaemon carinicauda isolate YSFRI2023 chromosome 20, ASM3689809v2, whole genome shotgun sequence, one region contains:
- the LOC137614344 gene encoding AP-4 complex subunit sigma-1-like codes for MMQYLLITSKEGNVQFSHYFVHTHQSVRTTNEARVVGKCLNSDRDSCHFLEDGGFTLIFRWFGPCLFIVAADKSENELMVYEFLSLYVNALHRYFGKFSERHVLFNIDRLHMVLEEMVVDGEVVETSIKNALSPIQMLDTMSR; via the exons ATGATGCAGTATTTACTCATAACATCCAAAGAAGGAAATGTACAATTCTCTCATTATTTTGTACACACACATCAAAGTGTACGGACAACAAACGAAGCAAGAGTCGTTGGCAAATGCTTGAATAGTGATAGAGATTCC TGTCATTTTCTGGAAGATGGAGGTTTCACCCTCATTTTTCGATGGTTTGGTCCCTGCCTCTTCATCGTTGCAGCCGACAAGTCAGAAAATGAACTCATGGTGTACGAGTTCCTCAGCCTCTATGTGAATGCTCTCCATAGGTACTTTGGGAAGTTTTCCGAGCGTCACGTTCTTTTCAATATTGATAGACTTCACATGGTGCTGGAGGAAATGGTGGTGGATGGTGAAGTTGTTGAAACTTCTATAAAAAATGCTCTAAGCCCTATCCAGATGTTGGACACAATGTCCAGATAA